The following proteins come from a genomic window of Paenibacillus spongiae:
- a CDS encoding S-layer homology domain-containing protein, whose translation MRKFSIAAAAMIALASLQCTGISATTAEFKDVPDTSPYFAYIHDLKTLGITDGIAEGVYGPKQTLTRAQFAKFVTVAFQLKDQGGPAPFPDIRDHWGAAYIRAAYQAGIVNGTSDTTFSPNEPVKRQEASVMVWRFAKKQGLAPGGALNFSDKPDTWAAEGISGIIAHGWYGSDVTQDSGEWSYRPQDAMTREEAAALIDLSIKEVPGSLSAAAAPVPMAPAPAAPVPMAPAPAAPVPMAPAPAAPVPMAPAPAAPPATGEAIPTPVKPPAVPAGDVTSGLPSGSVPYGSMAILSAAKPGATIYYTTDGSDPRTSSTRKPYTSPIPVLGGLQLKTCAVYHPSSGKTEVSGVSVYEYKVGSVSPPGPSVGLYDPLESFKLMTSRANMYIATDHPAYFGSDAKRMVRTSTAPGSIVYHTKNDIASVLFYSYFFTGIELEKSKVFASADGKTYQEIPVKTYPIGSPSGDWQQYAYEASSLPAGMRYLKIEQHGAAKSWSPQLSRVSINRITTSVDVKSTRNAESLQVELSSATQGARIYYRKDNAPAFQLYTGTFRLTGYSVLETYAVKDGLEPSPIRKTKLNGSSDILVDRFGQIVTAGFPEKVMSEQELEADAQADASYYDSLKPLADLDRYGGLAGSAAKYGLKGTGYFAIQQLDGRKVMKTPSGNIFFSLGMNGITPHETYTMVKGREQQFESLPPYEGTYAPAFISPDHSSFSFYIANKYRKTGAFPTESSFYTEAVGRLKKWGFNSAGGYSPEKFGNKNQFPYTRMLPLDIDSAKLDGISIFDIFAPDAAAKIDEAFAKALPPNKNDPMLIGYFIGNEYDFHKFYSNVPKLKASSAAIKGRLVKMVKDKYQTIDMFNRNWGTSFTSFNDLLEAELPVKTSQSWADMDAFFRYYLDTFYGTVSRLYHKYDPNHLLLGDRWITTSFHNAKFRDVMAEVEGKYSDVISINYYSYKIEADLLKEVYTKSGGRPILLSEFGYGTAEQGLQPLLPNAAVNQFQRGMRYRNYVEGAVSLGYVVGAHWFNYVDQAPLGRYWQGIGEWAERYNSGVLNVTDRPYKSFLSGAMQTNYDIYKVLLGERPKFYYDFSQK comes from the coding sequence ATGAGAAAATTTTCGATTGCAGCCGCCGCGATGATCGCCCTTGCTTCATTGCAGTGCACGGGAATCAGCGCAACGACGGCGGAATTTAAAGACGTGCCGGATACAAGCCCCTATTTCGCTTATATTCACGACTTGAAAACGCTTGGCATAACGGACGGAATCGCCGAAGGGGTTTACGGTCCGAAACAGACACTGACTCGCGCCCAGTTTGCCAAATTCGTCACCGTCGCTTTTCAGCTGAAGGACCAAGGAGGACCGGCGCCCTTCCCGGATATCCGGGATCACTGGGGAGCCGCCTATATACGCGCCGCCTATCAGGCGGGCATCGTTAACGGCACTTCCGATACGACTTTTTCACCGAATGAGCCGGTCAAACGCCAAGAAGCTTCGGTTATGGTATGGCGGTTTGCCAAGAAACAGGGTCTCGCTCCGGGCGGCGCGCTGAATTTCAGCGATAAGCCGGATACCTGGGCGGCGGAAGGAATCAGCGGCATTATTGCTCACGGCTGGTACGGTTCGGACGTTACCCAGGATTCCGGCGAGTGGTCGTACCGACCTCAGGACGCGATGACCCGCGAGGAAGCAGCAGCCTTAATCGACCTGTCGATAAAAGAGGTTCCCGGCAGCCTGTCTGCGGCCGCGGCGCCCGTGCCGATGGCGCCGGCACCTGCAGCGCCCGTGCCGATGGCGCCAGCACCCGCAGCGCCCGTGCCGATGGCGCCGGCACCCGCAGCGCCCGTGCCGATGGCGCCGGCACCCGCGGCGCCCCCGGCCACTGGGGAGGCTATACCTACACCGGTCAAGCCGCCCGCGGTTCCCGCAGGCGACGTTACATCAGGCCTTCCTTCGGGAAGCGTTCCTTACGGAAGCATGGCGATACTGAGCGCCGCCAAACCAGGCGCGACCATCTACTACACGACGGATGGCAGTGATCCCCGGACATCGTCCACCCGCAAGCCGTATACTTCGCCCATTCCGGTACTAGGAGGGCTTCAGTTGAAGACGTGCGCGGTATACCATCCCTCTTCCGGCAAAACGGAAGTCAGCGGCGTTTCCGTTTACGAGTATAAGGTCGGGTCCGTATCGCCGCCGGGGCCGTCCGTAGGCCTGTACGATCCGCTCGAAAGCTTCAAACTGATGACGAGCCGCGCGAATATGTACATCGCTACGGACCATCCCGCTTACTTCGGCAGCGATGCGAAACGGATGGTGCGAACGTCGACGGCGCCGGGAAGCATTGTTTACCATACGAAAAACGATATCGCTTCTGTGCTCTTTTACAGCTACTTTTTTACCGGAATTGAGCTGGAAAAGAGCAAGGTGTTCGCCTCGGCGGACGGAAAAACGTATCAGGAAATACCGGTCAAAACCTATCCGATCGGCTCTCCTTCAGGCGATTGGCAGCAGTACGCCTATGAAGCTTCTTCGCTACCGGCAGGGATGCGCTATTTGAAAATCGAGCAGCACGGAGCCGCCAAATCCTGGTCGCCGCAGCTTTCCAGGGTATCGATCAATCGAATCACCACTTCCGTCGACGTCAAGTCGACCCGAAACGCCGAATCGCTTCAGGTCGAGCTGTCTTCGGCGACCCAAGGGGCCCGAATCTATTACCGCAAGGACAACGCCCCCGCGTTTCAGCTCTACACCGGGACGTTCCGGCTTACAGGGTATAGCGTGCTCGAAACCTATGCCGTGAAAGACGGCCTGGAACCGAGTCCCATCCGCAAAACCAAGCTCAATGGAAGCAGCGATATTTTGGTCGACAGGTTCGGTCAGATAGTTACCGCGGGTTTTCCGGAGAAGGTGATGAGCGAGCAGGAGCTCGAAGCGGATGCCCAGGCTGATGCTTCCTATTACGACAGCCTGAAGCCGCTGGCGGATCTGGACCGTTACGGCGGTCTGGCGGGCAGCGCGGCCAAATACGGCCTGAAAGGCACCGGCTACTTCGCGATTCAGCAGCTCGACGGCCGGAAGGTGATGAAGACGCCAAGCGGCAACATTTTCTTCAGCCTGGGCATGAACGGAATCACCCCCCATGAAACCTATACGATGGTCAAGGGCCGAGAGCAGCAGTTTGAATCGCTCCCTCCCTATGAGGGAACGTACGCGCCGGCTTTCATCTCGCCCGATCACAGCAGTTTCTCGTTCTATATAGCAAATAAATACAGGAAAACGGGAGCGTTTCCGACGGAGAGCTCCTTCTATACGGAAGCGGTCGGGCGGCTGAAGAAATGGGGCTTTAACAGCGCGGGGGGCTATTCGCCCGAGAAATTCGGCAATAAGAATCAATTCCCTTACACGCGAATGCTTCCGCTGGACATAGACTCAGCGAAGCTGGACGGGATTTCGATCTTCGATATTTTCGCGCCTGACGCCGCGGCCAAGATTGATGAGGCGTTTGCAAAAGCGCTGCCGCCGAACAAGAACGACCCGATGCTGATCGGCTATTTCATCGGCAACGAATACGATTTTCACAAATTTTATTCCAACGTGCCGAAGCTGAAGGCCAGCTCCGCCGCCATTAAAGGCCGTCTGGTCAAAATGGTGAAGGATAAATACCAGACCATCGATATGTTCAACCGGAACTGGGGCACAAGCTTTACCTCCTTTAACGATCTGCTTGAAGCGGAGCTTCCGGTGAAAACGTCGCAGTCCTGGGCGGATATGGATGCGTTTTTCCGGTATTACCTCGATACGTTCTATGGAACGGTTTCGCGGCTGTACCATAAATACGATCCGAACCACCTGCTGCTCGGGGATCGCTGGATCACGACCTCCTTCCACAATGCGAAGTTCCGCGACGTGATGGCGGAGGTCGAAGGAAAATATTCCGACGTGATCAGCATTAACTATTACTCCTATAAAATCGAGGCCGATCTGCTGAAGGAAGTCTATACGAAATCGGGCGGCAGACCGATTCTGTTAAGCGAATTCGGCTACGGCACCGCGGAGCAGGGGCTGCAGCCTCTTCTGCCCAATGCGGCCGTGAACCAGTTCCAGAGAGGCATGCGCTACCGCAATTACGTGGAGGGCGCCGTGAGTCTCGGCTATGTCGTGGGTGCCCATTGGTTTAATTATGTGGATCAAGCCCCTCTCGGCCGATATTGGCAGGGAATCGGCGAATGGGCGGAACGCTATAATTCGGGCGTCCTCAACGTCACGGACCGTCCATATAAGTCCTTCCTGTCCGGCGCCATGCAGACGAACTACGACATCTACAAGGTCCTTCTCGGGGAACGGCCGAAGTTCTATTACGATTTCAGCCAAAAATAA
- a CDS encoding family 4 glycosyl hydrolase, with translation MKKLKVALIGAGSVSFALGALNDMVLSERLKTQADLEIALMDISEANVDRTYNYATEMFTAFDYPAKIWRTTNLEEALKGSDFVIVAIEVERYFYWSQDFHIPRRYGSKQIYGENGGPGSMFHTLRNLGPMLNIAQTMEKVCPDAWLINYTNPEAKLVEAISKLTSIKVVGLCHGLDMGIHQLADFLEMEVGDIAVEGGGLNHFGFFTKVWNKKTGEDLYPLFHEKEKQANRLAQFEHVALSRTMYRTYGYYPYPGTNHTGEYISYAGEFYAGLALQYRYDPIREKLWEKGSRTPEFVYCAGASNLEQGLFDQTMTQELWTEQAYIFDKEKVHCSNEYAIPIIESIVFGEELHVNAVNMQNNGAIKGLPDDMVVETQAVVNKNGISFKPMTVELPTAIIGTIHIQGTIHKLLIEAYQEKSKTKLLQAILLDPQAPTYYQACAMIDEMCELQKDILPQLEWK, from the coding sequence ATGAAAAAGTTAAAAGTTGCGTTAATTGGAGCAGGAAGTGTTTCTTTCGCGCTGGGTGCGCTTAACGATATGGTGCTGTCGGAACGTTTGAAGACGCAAGCGGATCTTGAGATCGCACTCATGGATATTTCGGAAGCGAATGTAGATCGAACCTACAATTATGCAACGGAAATGTTCACGGCTTTCGATTATCCGGCGAAGATCTGGCGGACGACGAATCTGGAGGAAGCGTTGAAAGGGTCCGACTTCGTTATCGTCGCGATTGAAGTGGAGCGTTACTTCTACTGGTCCCAAGACTTCCATATTCCGCGCCGCTACGGCAGCAAACAGATTTATGGCGAGAACGGCGGACCGGGATCGATGTTCCATACGCTGAGAAACCTGGGTCCGATGCTGAATATTGCGCAGACGATGGAGAAAGTATGTCCGGATGCATGGCTCATCAACTATACGAATCCGGAAGCCAAGCTGGTAGAAGCCATCTCTAAGCTTACTTCGATCAAAGTAGTAGGCCTGTGCCATGGTCTGGATATGGGGATCCATCAGCTGGCCGATTTTCTGGAGATGGAAGTCGGCGATATCGCCGTTGAAGGCGGCGGTTTGAATCACTTCGGCTTCTTCACGAAGGTCTGGAATAAGAAGACCGGGGAAGATCTGTACCCGCTATTCCACGAGAAGGAAAAGCAAGCGAACCGTCTGGCGCAATTTGAGCATGTTGCGTTGTCCAGAACGATGTACCGCACATACGGCTATTATCCTTATCCGGGAACAAACCATACCGGCGAGTATATTTCCTACGCAGGCGAGTTCTACGCCGGATTGGCACTGCAATACCGCTACGATCCAATCCGGGAAAAGCTGTGGGAGAAAGGCTCCAGAACGCCTGAATTCGTCTATTGCGCCGGCGCCAGCAACCTGGAGCAAGGACTGTTCGACCAAACCATGACGCAGGAGCTCTGGACGGAGCAGGCTTATATCTTCGATAAGGAAAAGGTTCATTGCAGCAACGAGTATGCGATTCCGATTATCGAATCGATCGTCTTCGGCGAGGAGCTTCACGTTAACGCCGTGAACATGCAAAATAACGGCGCCATTAAAGGTCTGCCGGACGACATGGTCGTTGAAACGCAAGCCGTCGTGAATAAGAACGGCATTTCGTTCAAACCGATGACGGTCGAGCTGCCGACTGCCATTATCGGAACGATTCATATTCAAGGCACGATTCATAAGCTGCTGATCGAGGCGTATCAGGAGAAGTCGAAGACAAAATTGCTGCAAGCGATTTTGCTTGACCCTCAAGCGCCAACTTATTATCAAGCTTGTGCGATGATCGACGAAATGTGCGAGCTGCAGAAGGATATTCTGCCTCAGTTGGAGTGGAAATAA
- a CDS encoding ROK family protein, giving the protein MSSFVIGVDIGGTNIRVGLVNENLELIRKEQVLTGSFQHAEEIFAAIRAMIEKVDHDRKASKIGMVLPVPWNGRTEVIVDATNIPCLENVPIGMIQSFFPEYELYFENDVNAITLLESDHGAAKAYDQPIYITVSSGIGSGIIMNKQLVHGSHGYAGEIGSMIVSDSGKNHSTLYDGTLESLCSGIALEEESKLLYGSHATASLLFEQYHKQDEQAIEVIELWIKHFSNAIVSLMQTLDPDIFVVGGAVIHHNQWLIDRVTASARKKVLPHLSGHIQITVSHFGPDAGIIGAGYNVYNKAKGE; this is encoded by the coding sequence ATGAGTAGTTTTGTTATTGGTGTAGATATCGGAGGCACGAATATTCGCGTTGGTCTGGTGAACGAGAATCTCGAGCTCATCCGGAAGGAGCAGGTTTTAACGGGCAGCTTCCAGCACGCAGAAGAGATCTTTGCAGCTATTCGGGCCATGATCGAGAAAGTCGACCATGACCGGAAAGCCAGCAAGATCGGCATGGTCCTGCCCGTCCCATGGAATGGTCGAACCGAAGTTATCGTAGACGCGACCAACATTCCTTGTCTGGAGAACGTCCCTATCGGAATGATCCAATCGTTCTTTCCGGAATATGAACTATATTTCGAGAATGACGTGAATGCAATCACGCTGCTGGAATCGGATCATGGGGCCGCCAAAGCCTATGATCAGCCGATTTACATTACGGTCAGCTCGGGAATCGGATCCGGGATCATAATGAACAAACAGCTTGTTCACGGTTCCCATGGATATGCCGGCGAGATTGGCAGCATGATTGTTTCCGACAGTGGGAAAAATCATTCCACGTTATATGACGGGACGCTGGAATCGCTCTGCAGCGGCATAGCGCTTGAAGAGGAAAGCAAGCTTCTCTATGGCAGCCATGCAACGGCAAGTCTGTTGTTTGAACAGTACCATAAGCAAGATGAGCAAGCGATAGAAGTCATTGAACTGTGGATCAAGCACTTTTCCAATGCCATTGTTTCCTTGATGCAAACGCTGGACCCGGACATCTTCGTAGTCGGAGGTGCGGTCATCCATCACAACCAATGGCTGATCGATCGCGTGACGGCTAGCGCCCGAAAGAAGGTGCTCCCGCACTTAAGCGGCCATATCCAAATAACGGTATCACATTTCGGCCCCGATGCTGGCATTATCGGAGCCGGATATAACGTATACAATAAGGCAAAAGGAGAATGA
- a CDS encoding 6-phosphogluconolactonase: protein MIRIFDTEEEVANEIAREMKEHLFNEQHPVFCLASGSTPHKSYLKFAGNPEIHGKIKDFNFVSLDEWVGIDKSSEGSCYQMLNQDLFSLISLDDSQIEFFDGTSPDLKQECSRIDRYIEQHPITFSLMGVGMNGHIGLNEPGCPVLNHSSVVELSETTKTVAQKYFNQPTELEQGITLGLGQVINSKRVIVVITGERKADIVKEMFSNPDAKLPAQELFGFEHIDFYLDAEAAKYIDRHQG, encoded by the coding sequence ATGATCAGAATCTTCGATACCGAAGAGGAAGTAGCAAACGAAATCGCCAGAGAGATGAAAGAGCATTTATTTAACGAGCAGCATCCCGTCTTCTGCCTGGCTTCAGGAAGCACGCCGCACAAAAGTTATCTTAAATTTGCCGGCAATCCCGAGATTCATGGGAAGATCAAGGACTTTAACTTCGTAAGCCTGGATGAATGGGTCGGAATTGACAAGAGCTCCGAAGGCAGCTGCTACCAGATGCTGAATCAGGACTTATTCTCGCTCATCTCGCTGGATGACAGCCAGATTGAATTCTTCGACGGAACATCGCCGGATCTGAAGCAGGAATGCTCGCGAATCGACCGCTACATCGAGCAGCATCCCATAACGTTCAGCTTAATGGGCGTAGGGATGAACGGACATATCGGACTCAATGAACCCGGCTGCCCGGTGTTGAATCATAGCAGTGTCGTGGAGCTGTCGGAGACGACGAAGACAGTCGCCCAGAAATATTTCAATCAGCCTACGGAATTGGAGCAAGGGATTACATTAGGTTTGGGACAGGTGATTAATAGCAAGCGAGTTATTGTCGTCATTACCGGAGAGCGTAAAGCCGACATCGTGAAGGAAATGTTCTCCAATCCAGACGCCAAGCTGCCTGCCCAGGAATTGTTCGGTTTCGAACATATTGATTTCTATTTGGATGCGGAGGCTGCAAAATATATTGACCGTCATCAAGGCTGA
- a CDS encoding ROK family protein — protein sequence MKSYLPNDIKDENRKIIFDILLQHPELAKVEITEKTAMSFVTVSKIVTFFEQIGILTATGESREGSGGLGRKRTVYRFNENSYSTIGIQIIGSTITALLINLTSKIIDSYSIETDVPFYSEEFIALFNEIVTHLKNKAKELNSVVLGIGIGVDGAINTRKKTIRMRTQHNQENDFNYEAIVEKLKSEADLPILLENDVNAATVAEFRNLENSDQAPANLIHIAAGDGVGGGLIINKELHRGIHASAGELEYMCFDPEYKRTPSSVGWLESKLGIKHLLSTYDLNSAEDAEACIDYISKNLALTITNMISILDIERIIISGKTIALFPERILSRTRSYMEQYTEWTPSISVSDSHHSTAVGAAILILQQEIIHVISA from the coding sequence ATGAAGTCATATCTGCCAAATGACATTAAGGATGAGAATAGAAAAATCATATTCGACATTCTGCTGCAGCACCCTGAATTGGCTAAAGTCGAGATCACGGAAAAGACGGCCATGAGCTTCGTTACGGTGAGCAAGATCGTGACCTTCTTCGAACAGATCGGGATTTTGACCGCCACAGGTGAAAGCCGGGAAGGCTCCGGCGGCTTGGGAAGAAAACGGACGGTATACCGGTTTAACGAAAACAGCTACTCGACCATCGGCATTCAGATTATCGGCAGCACGATCACGGCGCTGCTCATTAATTTGACCAGCAAGATCATCGATTCGTATTCGATTGAAACGGACGTCCCGTTCTACAGCGAAGAGTTCATAGCGCTATTTAACGAGATCGTCACGCATCTGAAGAATAAAGCGAAGGAATTAAACAGCGTCGTCCTCGGGATCGGCATCGGCGTTGACGGTGCGATCAATACCCGGAAAAAGACGATCCGGATGAGAACGCAGCACAATCAAGAAAACGACTTCAATTACGAAGCGATTGTTGAGAAGCTGAAGAGTGAGGCCGACCTGCCGATTCTTCTGGAGAATGATGTGAACGCCGCAACCGTGGCGGAATTTCGGAATCTGGAAAACTCGGATCAAGCGCCGGCGAATCTGATTCATATCGCTGCGGGCGATGGGGTCGGCGGCGGATTGATCATTAATAAAGAGCTGCACCGGGGCATTCACGCAAGCGCGGGCGAGCTGGAATATATGTGCTTTGACCCGGAATATAAGCGGACTCCGTCATCCGTCGGGTGGCTGGAAAGCAAGCTTGGCATTAAACACTTGTTAAGCACGTATGACCTGAATTCCGCGGAAGATGCCGAGGCTTGCATCGATTACATCTCCAAGAATCTAGCGCTGACGATTACGAATATGATCAGCATCCTGGACATCGAGCGGATCATTATTAGCGGCAAAACCATCGCGCTGTTTCCGGAACGGATCTTAAGCCGGACCCGAAGCTATATGGAGCAATATACGGAATGGACGCCCTCTATTTCGGTGAGCGATTCCCATCATTCCACGGCAGTCGGAGCGGCCATACTCATACTTCAGCAAGAGATCATTCACGTTATTTCGGCATAA
- a CDS encoding adenylyl-sulfate kinase has protein sequence MKCSEECEKRDPKGLYKKARNGQISNFTESTANTTSPAARICSSIRST, from the coding sequence GTGAAATGCTCGGAGGAATGCGAGAAGAGGGATCCGAAAGGATTGTATAAGAAGGCAAGAAACGGACAGATCAGCAACTTTACGGAATCGACGGCAAATACGACATCCCCGGCAGCCCGGATCTGCTCATCGATACGGAGCACATGA
- a CDS encoding ABC transporter ATP-binding protein → MRHLLIYIKKLREFAGFKLYVNLVGMTLISFLEGIGIFLLVPALGLIGIFPLDTSGIPFVSYLVNPLQAIPEGMRLPVLLGGFILLIAGQALMQRKQTNLNLEIQHGFIRYLRVEIYQGLLQANWAFFLRNRRSDFTHVMTNELMRVSMSTYLALRLTTTLLFTAVQIGFALWLSVKLTAMVLICGLAVAVYSSKFIKRSKTMGDQTSELAQNYIGGMTDHFNGMKDIKSNMTEAKHLTWFRTLCAQMENNLVHFGKTQSSSQYVYKVASVILISLFVFLSLEVFLIPAEKLVLIIVIFSRLWPKFSTLQANWEQIAQSLPAFKSLADLQRDCALAKELDSFDISSKRKPVRMGKGIECSGIYYRYDGSGSSYALHDISLSIPVNSMTAIVGKSGAGKSTLIDILIGLIRPEKGEVLVDGESLANDDSFSLRRSVSYVSQDPFLFHASIRENLLIASPDASEEQMWEALQFSASDEFVRNLPQGLDTVLGDRGVRLSGGERQRIVLARAILRKPSILILDEATSALDSENEAKIQNALDRLKGRTTIIVIAHRLSTIRNADQVLVLEKGHVIQRGGFQQLSADTKGTFGKLLEFQAGVHA, encoded by the coding sequence TTGAGACATCTGCTGATATACATCAAAAAACTGCGCGAATTTGCCGGATTCAAGCTTTATGTCAATCTGGTCGGCATGACGCTCATCAGCTTCCTAGAGGGCATCGGCATCTTCCTGCTTGTTCCCGCGCTCGGTTTGATCGGGATATTTCCCTTGGATACGAGCGGAATTCCGTTCGTTTCGTATTTGGTCAATCCGCTGCAGGCCATTCCGGAAGGGATGAGACTGCCTGTGCTGCTGGGCGGGTTCATTCTATTGATTGCAGGTCAAGCCCTTATGCAGCGCAAGCAAACCAATTTGAATTTGGAAATTCAACACGGATTTATTAGGTACCTTCGCGTGGAAATTTATCAAGGCTTGCTGCAGGCGAATTGGGCTTTCTTTCTGAGAAATAGAAGATCCGACTTCACGCATGTCATGACGAACGAGCTGATGCGCGTCAGCATGAGCACCTATCTCGCGCTGCGATTAACGACGACGCTTCTGTTTACCGCAGTCCAGATCGGCTTTGCGCTGTGGTTGTCGGTAAAGCTTACGGCCATGGTCCTGATCTGCGGCTTGGCGGTTGCGGTCTATTCAAGCAAGTTCATTAAACGATCGAAAACCATGGGGGATCAAACATCGGAGCTCGCGCAAAATTATATCGGCGGGATGACCGATCATTTCAACGGCATGAAGGACATTAAAAGCAACATGACGGAAGCGAAGCATTTGACGTGGTTCCGTACACTTTGCGCCCAAATGGAAAATAATCTCGTTCATTTCGGGAAAACGCAGTCCTCCTCCCAGTATGTTTACAAGGTGGCATCGGTTATTCTAATCTCGCTATTTGTTTTCTTATCCTTGGAAGTCTTCCTTATACCGGCCGAGAAGCTCGTGTTGATTATCGTGATCTTTTCCCGGTTATGGCCGAAGTTTTCGACTCTGCAGGCTAACTGGGAGCAGATCGCCCAGTCGCTGCCCGCCTTTAAGAGTCTTGCGGATCTTCAAAGGGACTGCGCGCTGGCCAAGGAACTGGATTCTTTCGACATCTCATCCAAGCGCAAACCCGTGCGCATGGGGAAAGGAATCGAATGCAGCGGCATTTATTATCGCTACGACGGCAGCGGCTCCTCCTATGCCCTTCATGATATTAGCCTGTCGATCCCGGTTAACAGCATGACGGCCATCGTCGGCAAATCAGGCGCCGGCAAGAGCACCTTGATCGATATTCTGATCGGACTCATCCGGCCGGAAAAGGGAGAAGTTCTGGTAGATGGAGAAAGTCTTGCGAATGACGATAGCTTCTCGCTGAGGCGGTCCGTGAGCTACGTCTCGCAGGACCCGTTCCTGTTCCATGCAAGCATCCGGGAAAACCTGCTTATTGCCTCGCCTGATGCAAGCGAGGAACAAATGTGGGAGGCTCTGCAGTTCTCCGCATCGGATGAATTCGTGAGGAATTTGCCCCAGGGACTGGATACGGTCCTCGGAGACCGCGGGGTGAGGCTTTCGGGAGGGGAACGGCAGCGGATCGTATTGGCCCGGGCGATTTTGCGGAAGCCTTCGATTCTTATTCTGGACGAGGCGACCAGCGCGCTGGACAGCGAGAACGAGGCGAAAATTCAGAACGCATTGGATCGACTGAAGGGCAGAACGACGATCATCGTCATCGCCCATCGGCTGTCGACCATCCGGAACGCAGATCAAGTGCTTGTTTTGGAAAAAGGGCATGTGATCCAGCGGGGCGGATTTCAACAGCTCTCCGCGGACACCAAGGGGACGTTCGGCAAACTGCTGGAGTTTCAAGCCGGGGTACACGCATAA
- a CDS encoding aldolase, which produces MNPAAIRTIYKAFGLTIASDIALPELLRETDQACDADVYIEKADLTCAWNKRNGNDDYYAFDSGEFMLNIDGTGIYSVRGGNRISFSPATGAEETAVRLYLLGTCMGALLFQRKLLPLHGSAVVINGKAYAFVGDSGAGKSTLAAAFLRLGYPLLTDDVIAVTLDRDRVPFVIPAYPQQKLWQESLDKLGMQSERYIPLYETKYAIPVTSRFCKEPIPLAGIFELAKTDKEATELRHLQGLDRLPTLRHHTYRPFLIAHLGLEHWHFSTSVSILDRVSMYQLRRPAAGFTIDDLVSRILDAVDEDAKISHG; this is translated from the coding sequence ATGAACCCTGCTGCCATACGGACGATCTACAAAGCATTCGGGCTGACGATCGCGAGCGATATCGCCTTGCCGGAGCTGCTGCGTGAAACGGATCAAGCCTGCGACGCGGATGTTTATATCGAGAAGGCAGACTTGACTTGCGCATGGAATAAGCGAAACGGCAACGACGATTATTATGCGTTTGACAGCGGCGAATTTATGCTCAACATAGACGGCACGGGGATTTACAGCGTGCGGGGAGGAAACCGGATCAGCTTCTCTCCGGCGACCGGTGCCGAAGAAACCGCCGTACGGCTGTATCTGCTCGGAACCTGTATGGGCGCGCTGCTGTTCCAGCGCAAGTTGCTGCCTCTTCACGGAAGCGCCGTAGTCATTAACGGCAAGGCCTATGCGTTCGTAGGCGATTCCGGCGCTGGCAAATCGACCCTTGCCGCCGCCTTTCTAAGGCTCGGCTATCCGCTTCTAACCGACGATGTCATTGCCGTAACGCTTGACCGCGACCGCGTCCCCTTCGTCATTCCCGCTTATCCGCAGCAAAAGCTCTGGCAGGAAAGCCTGGACAAGCTCGGCATGCAGTCCGAACGCTATATTCCGCTGTACGAGACCAAATATGCGATACCCGTAACGTCCAGGTTCTGCAAGGAGCCTATTCCGCTGGCAGGCATCTTCGAACTCGCGAAGACGGACAAGGAAGCGACGGAGCTTCGTCATCTCCAGGGATTGGATCGGCTGCCTACCCTCCGCCATCATACCTACCGCCCTTTCCTGATCGCTCATCTGGGATTGGAGCATTGGCATTTCTCTACCTCCGTATCAATCCTCGATCGCGTCAGCATGTACCAATTGCGCAGGCCGGCTGCGGGATTTACCATTGACGATTTGGTAAGCCGAATTCTGGATGCGGTAGATGAAGACGCGAAGATTTCGCACGGATAA
- a CDS encoding paeninodin family lasso peptide — protein MQKQTRNEWQQPTLEVLDVNMTMGGPNGVYPDKNGKGGNNGHPHES, from the coding sequence ATGCAAAAGCAAACGCGGAATGAATGGCAGCAGCCAACGTTGGAAGTACTCGACGTCAACATGACGATGGGCGGACCGAACGGGGTGTACCCGGACAAGAACGGCAAAGGCGGCAATAACGGACATCCCCATGAATCGTAA